From Pseudomonas sp. B21-028, one genomic window encodes:
- the fdhD gene encoding formate dehydrogenase accessory sulfurtransferase FdhD, with protein sequence MKAKPPACPVPAAQTPAPSASQSYHYSNLDHAQTQSTELAEEVALAIAYNGISQAVMLVTPTDLEDFIVGFSLGSGIIEDPSDIYDLQLSGAGSAQYAQVTIANRAFWNLKQQRRQLAGTSGCGLCGVEAVEQALPDLKVLPGAPLPPAQWLDGLRQRIGQFQPLGQHCGAVHAALFMNDQGELLLGREDIGRHNALDKLIGAMVRQRIPVANGVAIVTSRCSLELIQKVLRAGIQTLVSLSSPTGLAVQWARKHNLNLIHLPQKSAPRVYSPTREKHA encoded by the coding sequence ATGAAAGCCAAGCCTCCGGCCTGTCCGGTGCCCGCTGCGCAAACACCAGCGCCCAGCGCCAGCCAGAGCTATCACTACAGCAACCTGGACCACGCCCAGACGCAGAGCACGGAGCTCGCCGAGGAAGTGGCGCTGGCGATCGCCTATAACGGCATCAGTCAGGCCGTCATGCTGGTCACCCCAACCGATCTCGAGGATTTCATCGTCGGTTTCAGCCTCGGCAGCGGCATCATCGAAGATCCGTCGGACATCTATGACCTGCAACTGAGCGGCGCCGGCTCTGCACAGTATGCCCAGGTGACCATCGCCAACCGCGCCTTCTGGAACCTCAAGCAACAGCGCCGGCAACTGGCCGGTACCAGTGGCTGCGGGCTGTGCGGCGTGGAAGCCGTGGAACAGGCGCTACCGGACCTGAAAGTGCTGCCTGGCGCACCGCTGCCCCCCGCGCAATGGCTCGATGGCCTGCGCCAGCGCATCGGCCAGTTCCAACCCTTGGGCCAGCACTGCGGCGCGGTACACGCGGCGCTGTTCATGAACGACCAGGGCGAACTGTTGCTGGGCCGCGAAGACATCGGCCGACACAACGCCCTCGACAAGCTGATCGGCGCGATGGTCCGGCAACGGATCCCGGTGGCCAATGGCGTGGCAATCGTGACCAGTCGCTGCAGCCTCGAACTGATCCAGAAGGTGTTGCGGGCCGGCATCCAGACGCTGGTCAGCCTGTCGTCTCCCACTGGCCTTGCCGTGCAGTGGGCCCGTAAACACAACCTCAATCTTATCCACCTGCCGCAAAAAAGTGCGCCGCGGGTCTACAGCCCTACGAGGGAGAAACACGCGTGA
- a CDS encoding LysR family transcriptional regulator, with the protein MDIKQLKFLIALDETRHFGQAAARCHITQPTLSMRLRSLEEELDLPLVNRGQRFEGFTAPGERVLAWARTVLAAYDGLQAEAAACRGNLAGTLRLGVVPLSDFDPLSLMQRLHAEHPELHFELSSLSSEQILEQLASNRIDLGVSYLERLDNERFESLPFSPTRMGLLYDQRFFFFGEQPLTWQALIELPLGMLTSGMHFRQSIDHNFHSRSLAPRPLLQTDAVHQLLQAVHGGLCCAVMPLNSGLDVLTEDLRMQPIVDAQTLVPLGLIMRRGAPRSALAEACFALYQKSTVTS; encoded by the coding sequence ATGGACATCAAGCAGCTGAAATTTCTCATCGCGCTGGACGAAACCCGCCACTTCGGCCAAGCCGCCGCACGCTGTCACATCACCCAACCGACCTTGTCGATGCGCCTGCGCAGCCTTGAAGAGGAGCTTGACCTGCCGCTGGTCAATCGCGGCCAACGCTTCGAAGGCTTCACCGCGCCGGGGGAACGGGTGCTGGCCTGGGCACGCACGGTGCTGGCGGCCTATGACGGCCTGCAGGCCGAAGCGGCAGCCTGCCGTGGCAATCTGGCCGGTACTCTGCGCCTGGGCGTGGTGCCGCTGTCCGACTTCGACCCGCTGTCGCTGATGCAACGCCTGCATGCCGAGCACCCCGAGCTGCATTTCGAGCTGTCGTCCCTGAGCTCCGAACAGATCCTCGAACAACTGGCAAGCAACCGCATCGACCTGGGTGTCTCCTACCTCGAGCGCCTGGACAACGAGCGCTTCGAATCCCTGCCGTTCAGCCCTACCCGCATGGGCCTGCTGTACGACCAGCGCTTTTTCTTCTTCGGTGAACAACCACTGACCTGGCAAGCGCTGATCGAACTGCCCCTGGGCATGCTCACCAGCGGCATGCACTTTCGGCAATCCATCGATCACAACTTCCACAGCCGCAGCCTCGCGCCCCGCCCACTGTTGCAGACCGACGCAGTGCATCAGCTCCTGCAAGCCGTACATGGTGGACTGTGTTGCGCGGTGATGCCGTTGAACAGCGGCCTGGATGTCCTGACCGAAGACCTGCGCATGCAGCCCATCGTCGACGCGCAAACACTGGTCCCACTGGGGCTGATCATGCGCCGCGGTGCCCCGCGCTCGGCGTTGGCGGAAGCCTGTTTCGCCCTCTATCAGAAATCAACAGTAACATCTTGA
- the lysM gene encoding peptidoglycan-binding protein LysM, producing the protein MSLFSFLKDAGEKILDALTPDKAQANGEALTRHVKDALTGIDTSKIQVKVEGEKVVATGEAASQEEKEKILLALGNVAGISGVDDQITVTGPVAKEARFVTVEAGDTLSAIAKRVYGDANKYMKIFEANKPMLKNPDKIYPGQSLRIPE; encoded by the coding sequence ATGAGCCTTTTCAGTTTTTTGAAAGATGCCGGTGAGAAAATTCTTGATGCGTTGACACCCGACAAGGCCCAGGCCAATGGCGAAGCGCTGACCCGGCACGTGAAGGACGCGCTGACAGGCATTGATACGTCGAAGATCCAGGTGAAAGTCGAGGGCGAAAAAGTCGTAGCCACGGGTGAAGCCGCGAGTCAGGAAGAGAAGGAAAAGATCCTGTTGGCGTTGGGTAATGTGGCCGGTATCAGCGGCGTCGATGACCAGATCACGGTAACCGGTCCGGTCGCGAAGGAGGCCAGATTCGTGACGGTCGAAGCAGGCGACACACTGAGTGCGATTGCCAAGCGGGTCTATGGCGATGCGAACAAGTACATGAAAATCTTCGAGGCCAACAAACCGATGCTCAAGAACCCGGACAAGATCTATCCGGGGCAGTCGTTGCGCATTCCTGAGTAG
- the yrfG gene encoding GMP/IMP nucleotidase, with amino-acid sequence MALLPWHEIDTVLLDMDGTLLDLHYDNHFWMEHLPQRYAELHGVSRAMAEMELQPLFERNAGQLQWYCLDFWSTELKLPVRELKLETAHLIALRPDADTFLAAIQRAGKRVVMITNAHRDSLSLKLERIELAPYFERLISSHDYGFPKENPQFWDALKTDLDFDPARSLFIDDTLPVLRSARDFGVAHLLAVSEPDSRKGPKDTGEFEALRDYRDLIAGL; translated from the coding sequence ATGGCTTTGCTGCCCTGGCACGAGATCGACACGGTGCTGCTGGACATGGACGGCACCCTGCTGGACCTGCATTACGACAACCATTTCTGGATGGAACACCTGCCCCAGCGCTACGCCGAACTGCATGGCGTGAGCCGGGCCATGGCCGAGATGGAGCTGCAACCGTTGTTCGAACGCAACGCCGGCCAGTTGCAATGGTATTGCCTGGACTTCTGGAGCACAGAGCTGAAGCTGCCGGTGCGCGAACTGAAACTGGAAACCGCGCACCTGATCGCCCTGCGCCCGGATGCCGATACCTTCCTGGCGGCGATCCAGCGAGCCGGCAAGCGCGTGGTGATGATCACCAATGCCCACCGTGACTCGTTGTCCCTGAAGCTGGAACGCATTGAGCTCGCCCCTTATTTCGAGCGCTTGATCAGCTCCCACGACTACGGCTTCCCCAAGGAGAACCCGCAATTCTGGGACGCGCTGAAAACCGACCTGGACTTCGACCCGGCTCGCAGCCTGTTCATCGACGACACCCTGCCGGTATTGCGCAGTGCCCGGGATTTCGGCGTGGCACACCTTTTGGCCGTCAGCGAACCGGACAGCCGCAAGGGGCCGAAGGATACGGGGGAGTTTGAGGCGCTGAGGGATTATCGGGATCTGATTGCAGGGCTTTGA
- the nudE gene encoding ADP compounds hydrolase NudE, with the protein MRQKPTILDRRIVATSRLFCVEELKLRFSNGVERTYERLAGKGPGYGAVMIVAMLDADHAVLVEEYCGGTDAYELSLPKGLIEPGEDVLAAAERELKEEAGFGARQLEHLTELSLSPGYMSQKIQVVLATDLYEERLEGDEPEPMRVDKVNLRELSSLAQNPQFTEGRALAALYLARDLLTLRGAFLA; encoded by the coding sequence ATGCGCCAGAAACCCACCATACTCGATCGACGGATCGTCGCCACCAGCCGCTTGTTTTGCGTGGAGGAACTGAAGCTGCGTTTTTCCAATGGCGTGGAACGCACCTACGAGCGTTTGGCGGGCAAGGGCCCGGGTTACGGCGCGGTGATGATCGTGGCGATGCTCGATGCCGACCACGCGGTGTTGGTGGAAGAGTATTGCGGCGGTACCGACGCCTACGAGCTGTCGCTGCCCAAGGGCCTGATCGAGCCGGGCGAGGACGTGCTGGCGGCGGCCGAGCGTGAGCTCAAGGAAGAGGCCGGTTTTGGCGCGCGTCAATTGGAGCATCTGACCGAGCTGTCGTTGTCTCCCGGCTACATGAGCCAGAAAATCCAGGTGGTGCTGGCGACGGACCTGTACGAAGAACGGCTGGAAGGTGACGAGCCTGAGCCGATGCGCGTTGACAAGGTCAACCTGCGGGAATTGTCGTCCCTGGCGCAGAATCCGCAATTCACCGAGGGCCGTGCCTTGGCGGCGTTGTACCTGGCCCGTGACCTGCTAACCCTGCGCGGAGCGTTCCTGGCATGA
- the cysQ gene encoding 3'(2'),5'-bisphosphate nucleotidase CysQ — MNYPHPLMAPVVDLALKAGEAILPFWRANVQVVHKADESPVTAADMAAHDVIVAGLTALAPEIPILSEEDADIAQDVRAGWQRWWLVDPLDGTKEFISGSEEFTVNIALIERGHVVFGVVSMPTNDRFYVGGAGLGAWRGDKGAEPVPVEVRNVPGPDEAFTVVASRRHTSPEQERLLSGLSQSLGELQLTSIGSSLKFCLVAEGAADCYPRLAPTSQWDTAAAQGVLEGAGGEVLDLSGERFCYPPRESLLNASFLALPAKAAWREQLLALARS, encoded by the coding sequence ATGAATTACCCCCATCCCCTGATGGCCCCGGTGGTCGACCTGGCGCTCAAGGCTGGCGAGGCGATCCTGCCTTTCTGGCGAGCCAATGTGCAGGTTGTCCACAAGGCCGACGAGTCGCCGGTTACCGCTGCGGACATGGCCGCTCACGATGTCATCGTGGCCGGGCTGACGGCACTGGCCCCGGAGATCCCGATCCTTTCCGAAGAGGACGCCGATATCGCCCAGGATGTGCGCGCCGGTTGGCAGCGCTGGTGGTTGGTGGATCCGCTGGATGGGACCAAGGAGTTCATTTCCGGTAGCGAGGAGTTCACCGTCAACATTGCGCTGATCGAGCGGGGACACGTGGTGTTTGGCGTGGTATCGATGCCTACCAACGACCGCTTCTACGTCGGCGGCGCGGGGCTGGGCGCCTGGCGTGGCGACAAGGGGGCCGAGCCTGTGCCGGTCGAGGTGCGTAACGTGCCTGGGCCGGATGAAGCGTTCACCGTGGTCGCCAGTCGCCGTCATACCAGCCCGGAGCAGGAACGTCTCTTGAGCGGTTTGAGCCAGAGCCTGGGGGAGCTGCAGCTCACCAGCATCGGCAGTTCATTGAAGTTTTGCCTGGTGGCCGAAGGCGCGGCGGATTGCTATCCACGATTGGCGCCGACGTCCCAGTGGGACACCGCCGCGGCCCAGGGTGTGCTGGAGGGCGCGGGCGGTGAGGTGTTGGACTTGAGCGGCGAGCGGTTCTGCTATCCGCCGCGGGAATCGCTGCTGAACGCGTCGTTCCTGGCGTTGCCGGCGAAAGCGGCGTGGCGTGAGCAACTGCTGGCGCTCGCCCGTTCCTGA
- a CDS encoding thioesterase domain-containing protein, with translation MNRDSRYLESILHHDIPLTRDMGLKVLDWQARQLRLFLPLEANVNHKSTMFGGSLYCGAVLGGWGWLHLALREEGIEDGHIVIQEGQISYPLPVTRDAAVLCDAPEEKVWKRFLATYQRYGRARLTLQTRVVNDGSEAAAVRFEGQYVLHR, from the coding sequence ATGAACCGCGACAGCCGTTACCTGGAATCGATCCTGCACCACGACATCCCGCTGACCCGCGACATGGGTCTCAAGGTGCTCGATTGGCAGGCCCGACAACTGCGCCTGTTCCTGCCGCTGGAGGCCAACGTCAACCACAAGAGCACCATGTTCGGCGGCAGCCTGTATTGCGGCGCCGTGCTCGGCGGCTGGGGCTGGCTGCATCTTGCCCTGCGCGAGGAAGGCATCGAAGACGGGCATATCGTGATCCAGGAAGGGCAGATCAGCTATCCGTTGCCGGTCACCCGCGACGCGGCGGTCCTCTGCGACGCGCCTGAGGAGAAGGTCTGGAAACGCTTCCTCGCCACCTACCAGCGTTACGGACGGGCGCGGTTGACCCTGCAGACCCGGGTGGTGAATGACGGCAGCGAGGCAGCGGCGGTGCGGTTCGAGGGGCAGTACGTGTTGCATCGCTGA
- a CDS encoding sigma-54 dependent transcriptional regulator has translation MTIDNRIEVVLIDDDPHLRQALSQTLDLAGLNILSLAEARGLAGQLPRDWPGVVVSDIRMPGIDGIELLNQLHALDPELPVLLITGHGDVPLAVQAMRAGAYDFLEKPFPSDHLLDSVRRALALRRLVLDNRSLRLALSDRHELSARLVGQSASMLRLREQIGALAATRADVLILGETGAGKEVVARALHDLSGRRNGPFVAINAGALAESVVESELFGHEPGAFTGAQKRRIGKFEFANGGTLFLDEIESMSLDVQVKLLRLLQERVVERLGGNQQIPLDIRVIAATKEDLRQAADQGRFRADLYYRLNVAPLRIPPLRERGEDALMLFQHFADEASTRHGLPPHELQPAQRALLLRHSWPGNVRELQNAAERFALGLELALDNSAPDGTPGAPVEIVSGGLSEQVENFERTLIAAELTRPHSSVRSLAEALGIPRKTLHDKLRKHGLTFGDSNPGAADESD, from the coding sequence ATGACCATCGATAACCGGATTGAGGTGGTGCTGATCGATGACGATCCCCACCTGCGTCAGGCCCTGAGCCAGACCCTCGACCTGGCTGGCCTGAACATCCTGTCCCTGGCCGAAGCCAGGGGCCTCGCCGGACAACTGCCGCGGGACTGGCCGGGCGTGGTGGTCAGCGACATTCGCATGCCGGGCATCGACGGCATCGAATTGCTGAATCAACTCCACGCCCTGGACCCGGAACTGCCGGTGCTGCTGATCACCGGTCACGGCGATGTGCCGCTGGCGGTCCAGGCCATGCGCGCCGGTGCCTATGACTTCCTGGAAAAGCCCTTCCCCAGCGATCATCTGCTCGACAGCGTACGACGGGCCCTGGCCCTGCGCCGCCTGGTGCTGGACAACCGCAGCCTGCGCCTGGCCCTCAGCGACCGCCATGAACTCAGCGCCCGTCTGGTCGGCCAATCCGCATCGATGCTGCGCCTGCGCGAGCAGATCGGCGCATTGGCGGCGACCCGCGCCGACGTGCTGATCCTCGGAGAAACCGGCGCCGGCAAGGAAGTGGTGGCCCGTGCACTGCATGACCTTTCGGGCCGACGCAACGGCCCGTTCGTGGCGATCAACGCAGGGGCCCTGGCCGAATCGGTGGTGGAAAGCGAACTGTTCGGCCACGAGCCCGGGGCCTTCACCGGCGCGCAGAAACGTCGCATCGGCAAGTTCGAGTTCGCCAATGGCGGTACGTTGTTCCTCGATGAAATCGAAAGCATGAGCCTGGACGTCCAGGTCAAGCTGCTGCGGCTGTTGCAAGAACGCGTGGTAGAGCGCCTGGGCGGCAATCAACAGATCCCGCTGGACATCCGCGTCATCGCCGCGACCAAGGAAGACCTGCGCCAGGCCGCCGACCAGGGACGCTTTCGCGCCGACCTGTATTACCGCCTGAACGTGGCACCGTTGCGTATACCGCCATTGCGCGAACGAGGCGAGGATGCGCTGATGCTGTTCCAGCACTTCGCCGACGAAGCCAGTACGCGCCACGGTTTGCCGCCCCACGAACTGCAACCGGCGCAACGGGCGCTGCTGCTGCGCCACAGCTGGCCGGGCAACGTCCGGGAGCTGCAGAACGCCGCCGAACGCTTCGCCCTGGGCCTGGAGCTGGCCCTGGACAACAGCGCGCCGGATGGCACGCCCGGCGCACCGGTGGAGATCGTCAGCGGCGGCCTGAGCGAGCAGGTCGAGAATTTCGAGAGAACCCTCATCGCCGCCGAGTTGACCCGTCCCCACAGCTCGGTACGCAGCCTCGCCGAAGCCCTGGGCATTCCGCGCAAGACCCTGCACGACAAGTTGCGCAAGCATGGGCTGACCTTCGGCGACAGCAACCCTGGCGCGGCCGATGAGTCCGATTGA
- a CDS encoding ATP-binding protein, whose translation MNSTLPRRPRWRSLALLALCLAPLLWPLEHLAERYYRSELAGQNRQTLDLYVANLLGTLHRYEVLPQILGDLPALRATLSAPNDEFIQSNANQLLKKISTQTGAEVMYLMDATGKTLAASNWDKHDSFVGRNFAFRPYYIEAMAGRLGRFFGLGTTSAKRGYFFAAAVRERDRVIGVLVVKVDLDHTESLWGKTPEQLLVTDHNGVVILTSRQEWRFRSTRPLSDEEHNAISAVQPYPTRDPKPLNLDPQAWLTQTQTIDETGWSVSILAPRTLIDRPVRTVVAVGGAALLVLMLLLGLMMQRRRHYLDRIAFEGKARHELEGRVAERTSDLEGLNRRLKQEVLEREQAQQELVRAQDDLVQAGKLSALGTMSASISHELNQPLAAIRSYAENAEILLDHQRTEDARGNLKLINELTGRMASIIAHLRAFARRDRHAPESVALQPALDDALALLAKRRRSMEVELIRDLPAATLWVEAGETRLRQVLGNLLANALDALTEKGPPRKLWLSAQATETGVNLYIRDNGPGFCMEALGRASEPFYTTKTRTQGLGLGLAICDTLMRAFGGELSFANHKEGGALITLKLRAGAPGVSLQPSEDRSV comes from the coding sequence ATGAACTCCACCCTTCCCCGCAGACCCCGTTGGCGCAGCCTGGCCTTGCTTGCACTGTGCCTGGCGCCGTTGCTATGGCCGCTGGAACATCTGGCCGAGCGCTATTACCGCAGTGAACTGGCCGGGCAGAATCGCCAGACCCTGGACCTTTACGTCGCCAACCTGTTGGGCACGCTGCACCGCTATGAAGTCTTGCCGCAAATTCTCGGCGACCTGCCAGCACTGCGCGCGACGCTATCCGCCCCGAATGATGAATTCATCCAAAGCAATGCCAACCAGTTGCTGAAGAAAATCAGCACCCAGACCGGCGCCGAGGTGATGTACCTGATGGACGCCACCGGCAAGACGCTGGCGGCCTCGAACTGGGACAAGCACGACAGTTTCGTCGGGCGCAACTTCGCCTTCCGGCCATACTACATCGAGGCCATGGCCGGACGCCTGGGGCGCTTCTTCGGCTTGGGCACCACGTCGGCCAAGCGTGGCTATTTCTTCGCCGCCGCCGTACGTGAGCGCGACCGCGTCATCGGTGTGCTGGTGGTCAAGGTCGACCTGGACCACACCGAGAGCCTGTGGGGGAAAACCCCGGAGCAATTGCTGGTGACCGATCACAATGGGGTGGTCATCCTGACCTCACGGCAGGAATGGCGATTCCGCTCGACCCGCCCATTAAGCGATGAGGAACACAACGCAATCAGTGCCGTGCAACCCTATCCGACCCGCGATCCGAAACCGCTGAACCTGGATCCACAGGCTTGGCTGACCCAAACCCAGACCATCGATGAAACGGGATGGAGCGTGAGCATCCTCGCTCCACGTACCCTGATCGACCGCCCTGTGCGCACCGTCGTCGCCGTCGGTGGCGCAGCGTTGCTGGTCTTGATGCTGTTGCTCGGCTTGATGATGCAGCGCAGGCGGCATTACCTGGACCGGATCGCCTTCGAAGGCAAGGCGCGCCACGAGCTGGAGGGCCGGGTGGCCGAGCGCACCAGCGATCTGGAAGGCCTGAACCGACGGCTGAAGCAGGAGGTTCTGGAGCGCGAGCAGGCGCAACAGGAGCTTGTCCGCGCCCAGGATGACTTGGTGCAGGCCGGCAAGCTGTCGGCTTTGGGCACCATGTCGGCCAGCATCAGCCATGAACTCAACCAGCCGCTGGCAGCGATTCGCAGCTACGCGGAAAACGCCGAAATATTGCTCGACCATCAGCGCACCGAGGACGCCAGGGGCAACCTCAAACTGATCAATGAACTGACCGGACGCATGGCGTCGATCATCGCTCACCTGCGGGCTTTCGCCCGCCGCGACCGTCATGCGCCGGAAAGCGTTGCCCTGCAACCGGCCCTGGACGATGCCCTGGCGCTGCTCGCCAAACGCCGGCGCAGCATGGAAGTGGAGCTGATCCGCGACCTGCCGGCCGCCACGCTGTGGGTCGAGGCCGGCGAAACCCGCTTGCGCCAGGTGCTCGGCAACCTGCTGGCCAATGCCCTCGACGCCCTGACCGAAAAAGGGCCTCCGCGCAAACTCTGGCTCAGTGCCCAGGCCACCGAAACCGGCGTCAACCTGTACATCCGCGATAACGGCCCGGGCTTTTGCATGGAAGCCCTCGGCCGCGCCAGCGAACCCTTCTACACCACCAAGACCCGTACCCAGGGCCTGGGCCTGGGGCTGGCGATCTGCGACACCCTGATGCGCGCCTTCGGCGGCGAACTGTCGTTCGCCAACCACAAGGAGGGCGGCGCCCTGATCACCCTCAAACTGCGCGCCGGCGCGCCTGGGGTAAGCTTGCAACCGTCCGAGGACCGTAGCGTATGA
- the rfbD gene encoding dTDP-4-dehydrorhamnose reductase, translating into MSEPLRILVIGKNGQVSRALQSRLADTGELIVRGSDQLDLARPDQLRSRIDALHPDLIINAAAHTAVDQAESEPELAFAINATAPGILALAANELGVPLIHYSTDYVFDGRKPEPYSEDDTPNPLSVYGRSKLAGEDAIRQAGGQHLILRTSWVYSTEGRNFLLTMQRLLQEKPNLRVVADQIGAPTWAGTIADSTARLIEHWMTGRCGAWGTYHLTAQGETSWFGFAQAIGEQLVKQHMPCAVIEPIPSSDYPTPAPRPLNSRLDCTRLLREWGVSQPDWRSALQQCLAERH; encoded by the coding sequence ATGAGTGAGCCCTTGCGAATCCTGGTCATCGGCAAGAACGGCCAGGTGTCCCGGGCACTCCAATCGCGCCTGGCCGACACCGGCGAGCTGATCGTGCGCGGCAGCGATCAGCTTGACCTGGCGCGCCCGGATCAGCTGCGCTCCCGCATAGATGCCCTGCATCCCGACCTGATCATCAACGCCGCCGCGCACACGGCCGTCGACCAGGCCGAGAGCGAGCCGGAACTGGCCTTTGCCATCAACGCCACCGCACCGGGGATCCTGGCCCTCGCAGCAAATGAGCTGGGCGTCCCGCTGATTCACTACTCCACCGATTATGTCTTCGATGGCCGCAAGCCAGAGCCCTACTCAGAAGACGACACACCCAACCCGCTGAGCGTCTATGGACGCAGCAAACTGGCCGGCGAGGATGCCATTCGCCAAGCCGGTGGCCAGCACCTGATATTGCGCACCAGTTGGGTGTATTCGACCGAAGGCCGCAACTTTCTCCTGACCATGCAGCGTCTGCTCCAGGAAAAACCAAACCTGCGGGTGGTCGCCGACCAGATCGGAGCACCGACCTGGGCTGGAACCATTGCCGACAGTACCGCCAGGCTTATCGAGCACTGGATGACGGGTCGGTGCGGCGCCTGGGGCACCTATCACCTGACGGCCCAAGGCGAGACATCCTGGTTCGGTTTTGCCCAGGCCATCGGTGAACAGTTGGTCAAGCAGCACATGCCTTGTGCGGTCATTGAGCCTATCCCGTCCAGCGACTACCCGACGCCGGCTCCACGCCCGCTGAACTCGCGCCTGGATTGCACACGTCTGCTCCGGGAATGGGGAGTGAGCCAGCCAGACTGGCGAAGCGCGTTGCAGCAGTGTCTTGCCGAGCGACACTAG
- the rfbC gene encoding dTDP-4-dehydrorhamnose 3,5-epimerase translates to MNVIATRLPDVLIIEPKVFGDDRGFFYESFNARAFAEATGCDLQFVQDNHSRSAKGVLRGLHYQIEQAQGKLVRVIAGEVLDVAVDIRRSSPTFGQWESVRLSAQNQRQLWIPPGFAHGFMVLSESADFLYKTTDYYAPAAERCIRWDDPDLAIDWELEGTPTLSSKDQNGKFLHEADLFP, encoded by the coding sequence TTGAACGTCATCGCCACCCGATTGCCGGACGTCCTGATCATCGAGCCGAAAGTCTTCGGTGACGACCGCGGCTTTTTCTACGAAAGTTTCAATGCCCGGGCGTTCGCCGAAGCCACTGGCTGTGACCTGCAGTTTGTCCAGGACAACCATTCGCGCTCGGCCAAGGGTGTGCTGCGCGGCCTGCATTATCAGATCGAACAGGCCCAGGGAAAGCTCGTGCGTGTCATCGCCGGCGAAGTACTGGACGTGGCTGTGGACATTCGCCGTAGCTCACCCACTTTTGGCCAGTGGGAGAGCGTGCGCCTGTCGGCGCAGAACCAGCGGCAGCTGTGGATTCCGCCAGGCTTCGCCCACGGTTTCATGGTACTGAGCGAGTCAGCGGATTTTCTCTATAAAACCACGGATTACTACGCGCCCGCGGCCGAGCGCTGCATCCGCTGGGACGATCCGGACCTGGCTATCGACTGGGAGTTGGAGGGCACGCCCACCCTCTCGTCCAAGGACCAGAACGGTAAGTTCCTGCATGAAGCCGACCTATTCCCATGA
- the rfbA gene encoding glucose-1-phosphate thymidylyltransferase RfbA — translation MMKGIVLAGGSGTRLHPITLGVSKQLLPVYDKPMIYYPISVLMLAGIKDILVISTPQDLPQYRNLLGSGSQFGVQISYAEQPSPDGLAQAFLIGEQFIGSDPVCLILGDNIFHGQHFGEQLQTAVNRQRGATVFGYWVKDPERFGVIDFDADGHALSIEEKPVEPKSSYAVTGLYFYDNDVIQIAKAIKPSKRGELEITDVNNVYLQRGDLHVERFGRGFAWLDTGTHDSLLEASQYVQTIEHRQGLKVACLEEIAYQQGWVSREHILERAEYFGKTGYGQYLFKVAGESR, via the coding sequence ATGATGAAGGGCATTGTTCTGGCCGGTGGTTCCGGCACACGGCTGCACCCGATTACCCTAGGGGTTTCCAAGCAACTGCTGCCGGTTTACGACAAACCGATGATCTACTACCCGATCTCGGTACTGATGCTTGCGGGTATCAAGGACATCCTGGTGATCTCCACACCACAGGATCTGCCGCAATATCGCAACCTGCTAGGCAGTGGCAGCCAATTCGGCGTGCAGATCAGTTATGCCGAACAGCCCTCACCAGACGGCTTGGCACAAGCATTCCTGATCGGCGAACAATTCATTGGCAGCGATCCGGTGTGCCTGATCCTGGGTGACAACATTTTCCATGGACAGCACTTCGGCGAACAGCTGCAAACCGCCGTCAATCGACAGCGGGGGGCGACCGTATTCGGCTATTGGGTCAAGGATCCCGAGCGTTTTGGTGTGATCGATTTCGATGCTGACGGCCATGCCCTTTCCATTGAAGAAAAACCCGTCGAGCCCAAATCCAGCTATGCAGTCACCGGCCTGTATTTCTACGATAACGACGTGATCCAGATCGCCAAGGCGATAAAACCGTCCAAACGCGGTGAACTGGAAATCACCGACGTCAACAACGTCTATCTGCAACGTGGCGACCTGCATGTCGAGCGATTCGGTCGCGGTTTCGCCTGGCTGGACACCGGCACCCACGACAGTCTGCTGGAAGCCTCGCAATACGTGCAGACCATCGAGCATCGCCAAGGCCTGAAAGTGGCGTGCCTGGAAGAAATTGCCTACCAACAGGGCTGGGTCAGCCGCGAGCACATCCTTGAGCGCGCCGAGTACTTCGGCAAGACCGGCTACGGACAGTACCTGTTCAAGGTCGCCGGAGAATCACGTTGA